GGATCAGTGAGGTTCAGTTTTGAAAGTCATCTAACTAGTCAGAGCTGGGAATGGGACATGATTCCCATGCTCTTTACCAGCTACACTACCCGCATGGAAGAATAAACCAGTTTACATCTGAATTTGATCTCTGTATTCCACCTGAGGGGTGAGAAGTCTTTGAAGGACAAGACCAATAGAGGATTGCACTGAAATGTCTCAAACCAGACCTTTGgtaggaagggaaaggaagggatgTTTCTCAACTTGCTGTGGAAGTGGGGCCGGTTTTGCTTGGTTAAAACGGAGttaaaaatttgtatttccaATTAATAAACCATAGAAATTAATAACAAAACAGTGCTCTCTGGTGATTTCTGATTTCTGCCTCTTTCATCATGCCTCCTTCTTTCagtctgcagattttttttgttgataACGCAGAAGCCTGTGATTTTGGCAGGTTATGCGGGCTAGAGAAACTTGCAGTGTATGGGGAATTTGCAATttcagacagggaaaaaaacataGATAACCAGCTATTTTGGTTACCGTGATTATCAGTGAAACATTTAGCCTTGAGAGTATACAGTGCCAACCTGGGTTCAGTGTCTGTCAAAGACAAGGGGGAAGAGAAAACCTCTCCAATCTATTAAGCACTCCGCATGCCTTAGAGAACAGTAGAGCACCAGGTACAAGGTTTacattttgaataattttccTGATAATTTTAAAGGTTATATAGAAAAGGGGTTGAAAACAATATTCCTCATTCTGAATCCCAGGTCAGCTGTTAGGGGTGAATTTTGTAGCTACTGAAGCCAAGCCTCTGGCTCAAGCCTGGCACACTCATCACGAACAGCTTTGATTTCTgacggggaagggggggggtgtgtgtctctgttgtcctgcccctctccccacacaCGGATGACTGAGCGGCTTGGGAATCAGTCCCTGACCCACGTGCAGCACTGCAGTGGAAAATAAGCCCTCATTGTTTTCGGTTTGCTGTAAAGTCTGGCGAAATTCAGAGGTGGCACCTCCTCCATGGCTGACCCATCTCCTCTTCTCAGTCAAAGCCGCTGGCCTAAATGAAACGGGTGGAACAGAAGATGAACCTGTGGAGAGTTTTGCATCCCTAATCTGGGAGCTAATGGTGTTTAACATGGCCACAAAAATACAGCTcttatctccccccccccccccccccccccttacagGAGAGTAGATatcctttctttgtatttttttttagaaggatGCTGCAGCATTAGAAATATTGGTTCATGAATGATATCTCAGATTTTACAATTCATATGCAAAGCCAGAAGGGACTATTCCCATGGTTTTTGTCTGATCATTTGCTTCACCAAGTCTAACTCTGAagttcttttctgtcttttgacAGCGACTGTCTTTATTGCTGATACAggcatttttacatttattttctacttATGCAGAGGTTAGCAATATTACCCTGAAAGGAATTGCCCTGACCTACaacaaatctgtcttttaaaagtttaaatattGGATGCAGAATGCTACCAAAATGAATTGGGTTGGTTCCAGTTTGGTTGAAATCCAGTAGAAAACACTCTATTTCTCTAAAATTAGACAGGTAAAACATTGGGGTGTGTTTAGCAAAAAGAACAAACCACTAGTATAAATGTTATTTCCAGTAGCACtacaaaaggggggggggggggggcgaagaGAACAATTTCTTGAAACggaatatttcagttttctttaatcCGTTGTGTTATTTAAAGAGCTGAGTGTTTGTCATGTACCAGCAGATTAAATCTCACTTTGTCGGAAAAAAAAGGAGCTGCATTTTATAGATTGTTATTATAACTGGAAGTACGGAGGGATTCACTGATTTGCTTCACGCGGTAGAGCACATCCATGGCAAAGTCAAGATTATGCCTCTCCTCTCCGTCATTCACTTGATCCCTTGCAGCAATTTTCCTCCAAAATCTGGCCACCCCAGCCATTTTCTCCTTTGAAAGGGCATGATTTTGGGTCTCTCCtcacctgtccctgcccaccGCCAACGCTTTGCACCTGCTGCAGCACCCCTCTGAGTCACTGCCCAAGGCAGCGTATAAAATCCTCTGTGTGGCCTGAGGCCTTGTGGTGCTCCTGATGCTAGGCTCAAGGGGGAGGCAAGAGGAGAGGAAGCTGGTTTTATCTTTTGGAGCTAAGGTATGGGACTTCTGACCTGCTTTTTGGTGAAATGAGTGGATGTGCATGCCAGGAGCTGATGGTGTCAAGGTTTTCTATTTCTGTTAGACTAGCTGTGGGGTTCCTGGTGAGAAAAAACAGGTGGGAGAAGGACATCAGGAGTGGAATTGCTTAGTCTTCTTTCCCCTTAGGCAAATAGGTGCTTTAAatgaagcaacaaaaaaaaaagaaactggacTTAGCTCTTCTAATAGATGTGCGGGGCACTGTTTAAGGAGTCCTCCTCCTTTGTGGAGAGAGTGTTAGGGGAAGGTGACCTCTACAGCCGAAAATACTGGAGGAGAATCTGTAATAGATGGAAAACTACTAACGGTGCTGTAGGCCTTGCTTTTGCACCCTCTCGTAAGCCAAGAGCGGGAGCCTGCCGGGCTGGGCTCCGATGCGCGCCCGGAGGCAGCGCGGGGTGCGCAGGCTGCGCCTCGCACTCGGCTCCCAAAACTTCCTTCTCGGCCAAGGAGTGAAGGTGAAACCCGGctcggggagcgggggggcaggcAGCGGCCGGCCCCCAGGCGGGGCGGAGagcacccccctccctccctgccatcGGGGCGGTGtcgggggccgggccggctccgctccgcccgtgcggccgcggggcgcggggggagcgcggcgccGCGCCGAGGCaccgggcggaggcggcgggaggcAGGTGAGGCCGGGGCTGGGTGGGCTCCTCCGCTGcccccctggggtggggggagtgtatgtgtgtgtagagGGGCGACCGGCCCTCCCCGAGCCGAATTTCCGCGGTGTTTATTCattcctatttaattttttttggtggctgTTGGTAAGGATGCTCGGCTGCCCGCGGGGCAGCGCATCCTCGGCGCGGCTCTTTGTTCCCGGCGAGCGGGTtggtccctgcagccccggggggaTGGGGAGGGACGGGTGGGGGTCCCCGTGGACCCTCTCGGAAAATCCTTGTGGTGTGTGTGTTGGTTTCTCCTCccggcggggggtgtgtgtgtgaccACCGCTGTCCCTCTGTCCTGCTGCGGGCCCGGGCTGGAGAAATCCCCGGGAGGTTGGTTACACTTGATCCGTTGGCTTGGTGGGCGGCTGTGAGGGAAGGATGCACTTCTGGGTTTTTAAGCTCACCTTTAAATACGACTAAGGAGGACAGGAGGATGGATCTGTGCCCCGCAAGCGGGCGTGTTGCGTGTAATCAAGGCTTGAGCCATCCCCAGTCCCATCCCCTTACCAGCAAGCAGGTTCTACCCAAGCTAAAAGGGCCTGTCCAGGTGTATTTAGTCTGATCTTAAATCTTCACCTGCAGAGACTTACGATCCTCTAAGAGATCTACTGTGTGCTGTCTGCGTTAGGCGAGGCGGTGAAATTTCTGAGTGTTTCTTATTGATTGGAATCTGAATGCTACCCCTCTGCTCCCAGTCAGCCTGGAGAGCAACATTTCCACCCTTCTGGTGTTTGAAAACTGCTGCACACTTTGGCCTCATTcttacacccccccccctcccccaatccTTTTAATCCCTCAGGAATTTGGTAGACCTCCAATATTTGTGGTGCTGGGGACCTGGCACGGGTCAGAAGCCACAAAAAAACCTGTGCAGCTTTTACTTAAAAATCTAGGTAGGGATTTCCATAGGTGGTCTGTGCTGTTCTGAACAAAGCAAGCGATCACTTAATGGTTGGGGGAATAATGCCTAAAACATGTCATGTCTCTCGCTTCTCAAAGAACTACTGCTGGAACACCAGTGCTGGAAGTGGAGGTGATGTATTATGTATTGAGGTGCCTCACTAGGACTGGTAGGAAACTATCCTTACAGAATATTAATATCTCATTTGTTTGCTTGTAAGGAGCTGTCCTCAAAGGTAGAGGAAGATGTGCCCCTCTGTGTTGTGTCTACATAATTTTGCTCATCCGACTTGGGCTGTCTTGGTGGCTGGTGTAGAGTTGTGTCACTGTTGGGATTTCGCTGAGAGCTGTTGGAGATAAACAGACCTCAACCAGTTAAGCTATCTGAAGTCTGTGCTATAAGAACATCAGCTCTACAGTTCACTTGATTGAACTGTGCAAGGACACAATGTAAGATGAAATGAAGGCATTTCTCAGTCTGTGTGCGAAAGTAGGAGTTGAAGCTCTGCAGTGTATTATCTGCTGGCTTTTGTATTCAGCACGAGTAATAAGGCTTGGATAGCATACATTAGCACTCTGGTAACATAGCATTTGATTGCTGGCAGTTGCTTGACTTGTATGTTTTGGCTAAATCATCACATAAAAAGATGTGCAGCATTTTTGTCCTTTTCCCTTATCAATCAGCAGATGAATTGTGGAGCCAAGCACATCCAGGACTGTTCAGCCAGTCAAAGCTGGCATAATCAAGCTTGTACTCGGAGGTGCGAAAAACTGTGTTCTGCAAAGGCTAGACAGTGATTTGTCTGAAGCTGACCTGTTAATCTGTGTTCTCTGTTGTATGATGCATGCAGCTACTTCAGTTTTGGAGTACAAGTGTCTGCTCTGTGTGGGAGAGGGATTGTTAGAACAGGGTTATTAATTCAAGTAAGCTAAActtgatgtttttttctgtttcagcaatTTGGGAAAAACACAGCCAGAACTTGCTAAAGTTCTGCCAGAGGCGGAAAATAACACCAAAGGGTTTTCCTGGGAGTTTCCTGTAAATAAATTGGCAGGGTGAACCTCATAAAAGCCATCCTGGGGAGTAGCTGCATACAACTGGGGCAGAGTTTCATCCCTTGCAGCATGTGTCCACAGATGGCTGGTCCATGTAAGGAACAGATATTGAACGAGAGAAATCTGGTCTGCTCTGTGTTTGTCCCCTTCAAGCCTGCCCTGTTGATGTGACCAGAACCGGCTGGGGTTCCTTCTGAGCTGGCTTTTGTCAGACTTTCCAGGAGATGACACTTCAAACAGGTCTCAAATTTGCAGAGGGGGTTAATGGTTTAATAACTTGTGCTAATGGTATGGAGCAAGGAAACAGCCTAGTTTGGAAAGATCCAGCTGAGTCTGTGGGACTGCTTCAGGTGGTGACCAATTTGTCTTTATTGCCCCTCAGCCTGGAGACTTGTCCACAGTAGTAGATGGTTCTTATTCTGATGGGCATCTTCTGGAGATGCCTGGTTTTGGCACTTGCTTTTTGCCTAGTGGTCCTTTGTGCTTCTTCCCAGCCTACCAGGTGTTAAAAGAAAActtatggggttttttccatgcTAAAGAGAAAGCTCCTTAGTTGTCTGAGGttgtgctgcctttgcagcttCAGGAACTGCATCTCTTGGGATTTGTTGTTAAGTGCAGGGGAAGTAGCTGGTGTTGTCTCTCGCCCTCTGTGTGTGCTTCCTATTTGAAGCAAGGATTAATTTTCCGCTGAGAACTTGGCCAGTGCTTGGCAGCTGTCCTCCAGGGCTTCAGCTTGGAGAATGCCAGGTGGAATCTGGGGACAAGGAGCTCCTGTGGCATGAAATGCTGAGTCTACAGCTCCAAGCTACTAACGAAAGAGCTTAAGCTCACTACAGAGGAGGTGCTTGGTCAGAGCAGCATGTTCCAGTGTGCTTTTATCGCTTGGCTAAGGCTGTAGAGCCGACTGACTATAAAAATAACCAGATGGGAAGATAAATGTATAGCCCAATGCAGCTTGAGTAACAAACTGCTCTGCAGCCAGCTACCTGCTAAAACCTGTATCACTTTTGCATTAAGTGGAAGTGCTACAGCAAGGTGTTAAACTCTGTTTAAGAAGATAGCCAGGTCACTGCTGTTCATACACTGTCTAATCCAGCCTCTTCCTAAAGCTAAGTAGATCTTAAGCTCTGACTAATCTTCTTTGAAGCATGAGCTTGTACCATTATCCCGCAGCAAGCTCCATGCCACTATCTCCAGCTTTCACTGAATGTAGAGGTCTAGGTTAGCTTAGATCTAGCTGTTGTGGATTTCCTGAGCAAATAACTCTCCAACATTTTCAAACTTTATGAATGTAAGACTGTGGCCAACAGTGCTTCTCAGACTGGAGGAGACAGTATGAGGCTGCCTGAAGTACTGGAACTTGTGTATTGGGCTAGTACTGACTGCCCATGTTATCTATTAGCCAGAagggggaaatatttttttcatgttttaattaatgGATATCTGAAAGCCAGCATTGTAGGGAGCAGCTTTCCCTCTTATTCGCTGTCATTCCTGATCCTAGTAAAAACTGAATAAGCTTGTTGGAAAGGAAGAGATTAATGTTTTGGTACTTCTTCTAACCACCTCTTGAATGTCTTAGGCTCTTTTGAGAACCTAGAGCTAGAAACCTACAAATGtacatatgtgcatatacatatgcataatgTATATGACTGCAAGAGAAATTCTATGGCTGTCTTTCAAGTGCAGCTGGAGTTGTGTTTAGGCTTAACCACTGCTAAAGCTACTTGCGGAGCCTGAAAAGACTCCTGACTTACAGAGAAACTGTATTTGGATCCAAACTGTTTTTTATTAAACCCCTTGATGTTTCAGTATGTCTGATCTTAAGTGGCACTGCTAAAGGGGTTTAAGGTGACCATAATTTATATTCATCAGCATGGCAAGGCAGCTGTGTTGTCATTGGGCACTAACAATTAACTTGTATAATATACTCTTAGTGTTTAATTGCAAAAGTGCATAAAAGATTAGCCTGGAAAATTAGCTGAATACTGTcagttttcagctgtttctttggCGGAGGAGATAGATGAGTGGCCACCCATCCTGCAGAGGAAAAAGATGCTAAAAAATAAAGTGGAAGGTATCTCTGCTGTTGCTAGTGAACAGCTTCTTGGTGGCTTCTGTTTGTCCCTGAGCACCTGGTACATGTGTGTGGCCTGTGATGGGGATTTATTCCAGCAGCTCAAATGGCTGAGGGCCAGGACTGCAGGGAGAGTGGAAAAAGTGACTTGGTGTGTCCTGAAGGCTCAACCAGATAATGGAGCCTGTGGTAGTTCCTCTGAGCTGTGTGTCTCTAAGCTGGTAATGCTGAGGTGGTCTTctgtgctgcagccagccctgcagaTCATAAAGGTCTTCCAACTAGagaagttttttcttctgtgtggcTTAAGAGGTATGTTTTTTTTCAATGGAAATACACATAGCTCTGTGTGACCAGACCAGATATAATGAACCTTTCTGTCTTGGTTGTGTTTAGCTGACTGGACACATACAATAATGATTTTTCAAAAGGAGACAAACATACATAAtcagcaggacacagagggcCTTTGAGTTAGATGGACAAGTACAAATGTGGTATTACCAAAATCCCTCTCTCCATAGCAGCAGTTACTTCTTGCTCAGCATCACCTGGGTGCATGAGAAGGGGTGAAGGAGTGATACACCCTTGTGTAACAAAGCAGCGCCAGGCAGCTTGCTGCTGCACTGTGTGTGTACAAATGAAAGTAATATTTATCTACATACTGTTTGGATGGGGAAATGAGGAGTCCAGCAAGCTGGGGATGGCTCCTAATGCCCAGGAGCAAGGCTGCACAGGGTGATCTTTGCTCTTCTTTGGAAGACCGAGGGGTGGTTCTCATAACCCCAACCTCTTTCCTTACATTCATTAGTCCTGTGGCTTGGAGGTAAGAGCAGTCCACTTGTGAAACTGAGAACATTCCAGTGAAAGCATGTGAAGCTGTTGATGGTTGGAGGCTTCTTGCAGTGGGGTTTGACACTGCCAGTGACAAGCTGCCTCCTGGAACTCGGGGGGAGGACCTTGCCAGAGCTGTGTGATGAAGAGCTGTTGGCTGTGTGAATGGGACTTGTGTGACCAGCTGCCCTGTATGTGATGAGTGGGGCCTTGGATGGGATGGTCTGCTGTGGAGTGATGGTGCAGCAAGCCCAGGACTGGGAGACACCTGCCTGGAGGGAGGTGGctgggagcaggctgctgtgAGGTCCTCCATCTGTCCAGCAGCCTGGGCTGTGTTACTGGAGGCAGCGGAGCCTGCCAAGAGCAGGCTGTCAGCTGGCTGGATCACTGACGGGCTCCTGGTTCAGCGCTCTCTTGGAAACTCTCGAAGTACACAGTGATTATACACATGAAACTTTCTGGAAGTGCCTCCATGGTGCAGTGCAGCATAAACACCGTGCTgatgcagcagtgctgctgtctgtCCCCCCAGAAAGGCCACAGCCCAAGGAGCTCAGAGGACATGACAGTAATGCAGCCCTAAAGCCTCCCGTGTTGCACTCTGCAGACCCACCTGGTTCTCTGTGCAAGTTCTTTGGTTTCCTTTTCTGTCAATGTGCAGAACAGGGCTTGCCACAACAGGCCTGAGACTTCAGACTGGCCATGACAAGCATCAGTCCTGGGCTTGGTAAAGAACAAACAGGTTGATCCTCACCATATGCTTGCAAGTCTGATGCCTGCTAGGGAGAGCATATCACTCTACCAGTGGAGTGAGAGCTGGGTAAGGTTTGTCTTGGGCTTCAGATCaaggtttggttttgtctggtGTTAGACTTCAGATTGAGTAGTCTAGGAACAGTACAGTAGGTAAAGGGATACATTGCTTGGGGTGTATGGGAAGGATCTGCTCAGAACTGGCTGTAGATTAGCATCCCTGGAACTTGTCACCCACTTATTTAAGGCCTTGGGTCAATAGATGTGTATGGGTATGTGTAATCTTggttccctttttccctttctagGTTTTGCACTCTGGACTTGTCAGCCTTGCAGGCTTCTGGGCACATCACTTCTCAGCTATGAGTAGATCAGTAAGATTTTACATCTGTGTGGTCACTTGCAGCATCCTGCTCTTGTCCTCCAGTCCACCATGCCTTGCATCTCAGCCACTGGAGGAGAATGACATGACAAAGGTCCAGCATGGCACCTGGGCAGGGAATGATGTAGAAGATGAAAGGACAAGCatgatgaacttaaaaaataACCTGGGCCCTTCTGAGCAGACGGTTGCTGAAGAGCCATGGGGAGTGTCAGCAAAGCCATCTGAGATGCCCTTAAATGAAGCTTTCACTGCAGAAGGAGAAAGTATGTCAAGCCATGTCATCCCAGACAGCCAGGGCCTGGGTGCTCACACCTCTGCTGTGGCAGTGGCTGCTGGAGAGGAGGATGAGCTTGGTCCCAGGCAGTCAGAGCTGGATGAGGAGGATGTGTTCAAGGCCATGTTGACCACAGCTGTGACCACGCTGAACCCTGCTGTCCAGGAGGAGTCTGTTGGTGGCCCTGTTGGTGAGACCACCACAGAAGGTGGTGTTGAAGTAGAGCACAGCTCTTCCAGCCTGTCAACAAGCCCCCTTTTTGGGacaaatgaggaggaggaggcagggagcaaCCCACACCCCTCAGCTGTACCCCAGCTCACACTGtaccccagctctcccagctgggaaacagcaAGTGACCATCTTGTCATCCCAACTCCCCAGGCTCTTGGCATGACCTCTGAGGTGGGAACACCCAGAGCCCGCACAGGGAGCCCTCTGAAGCTCCTGGCTGTGCGACCATCTGCGGCTCCAAAACGTCCCCCCGTGGTGACTGAGGCCTCCCCCCGCCTGGAAGCAGGGATGAGTGTTGGGCGAGGAGAGCTGCCTGCCGCAGCTGGCACTGTCACCATCCACCCTGTGGACACTGTGCCACCTGACTGGGATGACACAAAACAGGGGGACATGAGTCAAGGGGGAAGCACATCTCATGAGGAGGTAACAGAGGACCTGAGGGCAACAGAACCATCCCAGACCCCACTGGGAGGTGTGGGGGAGGAGGATGTAACAAGAGTGCCACCATCCCCAGCGTCCCCTCCACCAGCTCCTGAGCTTGCCAAGGAGACCAACTGCACAGCACCAGTGCAAGAGGAGGAGTTGCCAGCAGCTTCCACAGGCAGCAGTGATGCTCCCCACACTGCGCACCTGATGGATGTAGACATGGCTGATCTCAACTCGCTGGAAAATGTAAATGCAGTCAcagcagaggaggggaaaagCATCCTGCTGTCACAGCCAGAGGCTGCTGTGGTGACAGATATGCAGTCTGATCTCTCTCCTACTTTGGAAAGCTCATGGAAAGGTAAAACTTGCCTGTTACAGACACTTGCCTCTACGTGTAGGTTTAAGGGGGATGCTCTTGGGAATCTGTGCTTCCTGTCAGGGAGATAAAGTGGAGAAAGGTCTGATCCTGATACCTACAATAGAGGTAGGACACCTTTTCActgcctgcccaccctcctggAAATGCTTTAGACCTTTGTGGGGGGGCAAGAGCCTAAGCAAGTAATTCACATCCATAGAGTACCGCCTGGCCTTGGCTGTCCTGGACACAATGTTCCTGCATACAGGCAGGCACAGCCTGGAGTGTGGTGCCCTGTCCTGACGAGTAGGTGAAACAGCGGTACTGAgctgcctcttctgctcctcaggCTGAGAAAGGGTGACTGTAACAGCAAACAGGAAAACTGAGACTGGGAAAACTATGGCAGCTGAGCATGGGGTTGGCAGGTGTACTTGAGGATGGAGATCTCTGTAGAGAATTGAGTCTCAGCAGCAGAGACTTGCTGCTGCACTGTGTGTGTACAAATGCAAGTAATATTTATCTACATACTGTTTGGATGGGGAAATGAGGAGTCTAGCAAGCTGGGGATGATTCCTGATGCCCAGGAGCAAGGCTGCACAGGGTGATCTTTGCTCTTCTTTGGAAGACtgttaaaaaacccaccaaccttCTTTTGTTAATGTTCTGTGTGTGGTGTGCTACCAAAGCAGGGGCTTCAGTTTTGGCACTCACATAAGCAGTTGTGGGCAACAGCTGTAGTCTGGTTGTAGGCATCTTGCCTTGATGAGACCTGTGTAAATCTGCTTTGAATAACCCTGTCCTGTGTCTCTCCTGGGACTAGGGAAGGAGTCCAGCCTCTGACCCACTGGATAAACACTTTCCCCCAAGTGTCCCTTTGATATGGAGCACCTTTGGGTCCTTCTACTAGCTTGCTCTGAAGCCCTGCAAAATGGGGGAATAATTCCAGGGGGGTTTAATTAGCATCTGGGATCACTTGGCTCTCAACTGCTGGCTATGGGCACTTGTAGTCAGCGCAGAAGATGCGGAGGCAGTGGGTGACTGAATGCTTCTTAAATCTAGGAATAGGTGAGCTGTACTGGTAGCTTGTGAGTAATAACATCTGTGACTCTGAGGATGTTTCAAAATTTCTGTCCAGAGCTCTGTGCTGTCCTTGAACAAAAGCTCCTGGTGCTGTCTCCCCACCCTAGAATGAAGCTGTGGCCAGGCTCTGCCCAGTGTTTGTGCTAACTCTGTTACCAGCAGGTGCAAATCTTCCTCCCAGAGAGCCTGCCACAGGCTGATGGTGTCACCCTGTACCGTACTTACCTGCAGAGATGTCACCTTCAGCCTAGTGACAGTGTTTCTGCTCAGTGCCCTTTATAATACAGGGAGATTGCTAAAAAAGTTTGGTCAGGTGGTGGGCAATGACATGTTCCTAGGCTGATGAGGAACATGAGCAGGGGTTTAGGACTCTGGTTTAATTGCTGGGCATCTTTGATCTTCTTTCTTAGGCTACAGAGGCAAAAGGACAACTTTCTTTCACTGCATCCAAAAGATGTAGCTCTTGCTGTAAAAGAAAAGCTAATTGCATGCTGGTGCTGAAACCTGATTAATTTCTAGATGAATTTATAAGCACTTGACTTGTCAGCAGGTTCCCTTTCTGCTGTTTCCCAGATGTTGGGGAAACACTATCAGTAAGACTTGTGCAACAAAAATAAACCCTTCCCTAAAGCTCAAGTCTTGTAGCCATGAGAGCTGGCTACTAACAGCACAGCTCTAGCAGCCTCACTTGTTTTGAATGGTATTTCCCACTGTGGGCCTGCAGTGCTGTGCTCCTGTGGCATTGCTCCCCAGTGGGCCCTTGTGTCCCTAAAGGGGCAATTAAGGAGATAAGGACTGATCCTGCTGCTTTCATTCCTGTTATGCATGCTCTCACATCTGCACTGCCCTGATGATACTTGGCTGGCCTTGC
Above is a genomic segment from Athene noctua chromosome 6, bAthNoc1.hap1.1, whole genome shotgun sequence containing:
- the ARMH4 gene encoding armadillo-like helical domain-containing protein 4, yielding MSRSVRFYICVVTCSILLLSSSPPCLASQPLEENDMTKVQHGTWAGNDVEDERTSMMNLKNNLGPSEQTVAEEPWGVSAKPSEMPLNEAFTAEGESMSSHVIPDSQGLGAHTSAVAVAAGEEDELGPRQSELDEEDVFKAMLTTAVTTLNPAVQEESVGGPVGETTTEGGVEVEHSSSSLSTSPLFGTNEEEEAGSNPHPSAVPQLTLYPSSPSWETASDHLVIPTPQALGMTSEVGTPRARTGSPLKLLAVRPSAAPKRPPVVTEASPRLEAGMSVGRGELPAAAGTVTIHPVDTVPPDWDDTKQGDMSQGGSTSHEEVTEDLRATEPSQTPLGGVGEEDVTRVPPSPASPPPAPELAKETNCTAPVQEEELPAASTGSSDAPHTAHLMDVDMADLNSLENVNAVTAEEGKSILLSQPEAAVVTDMQSDLSPTLESSWKGVIQEVTTVVQEADAALTVVTLVPGATQGTGAVSLPQENSGEDTQMPTAPSATQMLVATGASSMASAPDVEDLTDVVLVTSEKAVPAPGGMSATQSGQTEEPSSRTVVLVTPASMASSVRRTALPSVRRISTAVTYGLDRLESEEGEEEEEDEEEEEEEEEEEEDEEDKDIDLMDESMEGDTELPGFTLPGDTSQEPIAGLENPVAQLAGVSYQVPDTIEWEQQNQGLVRSWMEKLKDKAGYMSGMLVPVGVGIAGALFILGALYSIKIMNRRRRNGSKRHKRKQREFNSMQDRVMLLADSSEDEF